One window from the genome of Leptospirillum ferriphilum encodes:
- a CDS encoding CHAD domain-containing protein: MKASSGFDEALRQCWENEKRTLEDHVRHSMGPKTLHEIRRSLRRKIRIFLFVGRIGRLTPASQKNLAWMKKTYRALGPWRENDVIAREWGRLLRTLPEVKTCSVLSGPGVPEGRKKRLRRKRMLIGVLERIVRCPFPVCQNDALRKTAASVFLARLQAFFSDKDKKLERLAQRWVRLDAGERHRLRKIVRVLHESWALVRDLSPAIPDGDWDRLLSKLDRCLGRVHDRDVRLGKLCRKKRFSRKKGWRRALLSGWSAGRANEQFQEIGHLLKLYLALSRPWKPEVEGVFILPDGFSPTT, translated from the coding sequence ATGAAGGCATCCTCCGGTTTTGACGAAGCCCTGCGGCAATGTTGGGAAAACGAAAAAAGGACTCTCGAAGACCATGTGCGGCATTCCATGGGGCCCAAAACCCTGCACGAGATCCGCCGTTCCCTGCGGAGAAAGATCCGGATCTTTCTCTTCGTCGGGCGAATTGGCCGCCTGACTCCGGCCAGCCAAAAAAATCTTGCGTGGATGAAAAAAACATACAGAGCGCTTGGCCCCTGGCGGGAGAATGATGTGATCGCGCGGGAATGGGGGCGGTTGCTCCGAACTCTTCCGGAGGTCAAAACGTGTTCGGTCTTGTCCGGACCGGGCGTCCCGGAAGGACGCAAAAAACGTCTGCGTAGAAAGCGGATGCTGATTGGTGTTCTGGAAAGAATCGTCCGATGTCCTTTTCCGGTGTGCCAGAACGATGCCCTGAGAAAAACGGCAGCGTCGGTCTTTCTTGCCCGTCTTCAGGCGTTTTTTTCCGACAAGGACAAAAAGCTTGAGCGTCTGGCACAAAGATGGGTTCGTCTTGATGCAGGAGAACGACATCGACTGCGAAAAATTGTGCGCGTCCTTCACGAATCCTGGGCTCTGGTCCGGGACCTCTCGCCTGCAATCCCGGACGGGGACTGGGACAGGCTTCTTTCGAAGCTGGACCGGTGTCTGGGACGCGTTCACGATCGGGACGTTCGTTTAGGGAAACTCTGCCGGAAGAAGCGATTTTCCCGGAAGAAAGGATGGAGAAGGGCCCTTCTTTCGGGGTGGTCTGCGGGTCGTGCAAACGAGCAGTTTCAGGAAATCGGGCATCTTCTGAAACTATACCTGGCACTTTCCCGTCCCTGGAAGCCGGAGGTCGAGGGAGTGTTCATTTTGCCGGACGGTTTTTCTCCGACAACGTGA
- a CDS encoding VOC family protein translates to MSSSDKPLVKKLLHTRMRVNDLDRTIRFYRDILGLRVSRTFTSPRGSRIAYLWIPGSDVELEITEFEASGPVNVPPDLVHLAFEVANMDETIDRLASLNVPVTDGPTHTGHSIFAFIDAPEGYEIELIQTLHTAPAPPALPGGEELELGSIGPDSSPEILSELSKSHDRWVRETVAGHPATPPEALLTLSMDPDPLVREVAAQNPFLPEEAFQVLSRDPKEVIRSVLAKNISLSEEIARTLLSDPSPWVRESLAWNEALPVGILDILHKDEHPVVRSAATFTLSEKNRPAK, encoded by the coding sequence ATGTCCTCTTCAGACAAGCCTCTGGTCAAAAAACTTCTCCATACCCGCATGCGCGTGAACGATCTGGACAGAACCATCCGCTTTTACCGGGATATTCTCGGCCTGCGCGTTTCCCGGACCTTCACCTCTCCAAGAGGTTCCCGTATCGCCTATCTGTGGATTCCCGGCTCCGATGTGGAGCTCGAAATCACCGAATTTGAGGCGTCCGGCCCCGTCAACGTTCCTCCCGACCTGGTTCACCTTGCCTTCGAAGTGGCCAATATGGACGAAACGATCGATCGCCTGGCCTCCCTGAATGTCCCGGTCACCGACGGTCCCACGCACACAGGACACAGCATTTTCGCTTTCATAGACGCTCCGGAGGGTTATGAGATCGAACTCATTCAGACTCTCCATACCGCCCCGGCCCCCCCGGCCCTTCCTGGCGGGGAAGAGCTCGAGCTCGGCTCTATCGGTCCCGACTCCTCTCCGGAAATTCTGTCTGAACTGTCAAAAAGCCATGACCGATGGGTCCGCGAAACGGTGGCGGGACATCCGGCGACTCCGCCCGAAGCGCTTCTCACCTTGTCGATGGATCCGGACCCCCTGGTCCGGGAAGTCGCAGCACAAAACCCTTTTCTTCCGGAGGAGGCTTTTCAGGTTCTGTCCCGGGATCCCAAGGAAGTGATCCGGTCGGTCCTGGCAAAAAACATCTCTCTTTCGGAAGAAATCGCCCGGACTCTCCTCTCGGATCCTTCACCCTGGGTCCGGGAATCCCTGGCATGGAATGAAGCACTCCCCGTCGGCATTCTCGATATTCTGCACAAAGACGAACACCCGGTCGTCCGGAGTGCCGCCACCTTCACGTTGTCGGAGAAAAACCGTCCGGCAAAATGA
- a CDS encoding thiazole synthase — protein sequence MESLAEKFQREDVLKIGGISFRSRLWVGTGKYKSFEETREAIEASGADVVTVAVRRVNILRKDEPNLLDFLPPDKFKILPNTAGCYTVEEALRYARLARASGISDMVKLEVIGDPRTLFPDVVGLVEAARILVKEGFVVFPYTSDDPIIAKRLEDAGCPAVMPLAAPIGSGLGIRNPYNIRIIQETVGVPVIVDAGVGTASDAAIAMEMGCAGVLMNTAIAEAKDPVRMAHAMRLGVEAGRAAFLAGRMPRKLYANASSPLEGMLASPVPGHSS from the coding sequence ATGGAATCATTGGCAGAAAAATTTCAGCGTGAAGATGTCCTGAAGATTGGCGGGATCTCGTTTCGTTCCCGTCTGTGGGTTGGGACCGGAAAATACAAATCCTTCGAGGAAACGCGGGAGGCCATTGAGGCCTCGGGAGCCGACGTGGTGACGGTCGCCGTGCGCCGGGTCAATATTCTTCGAAAGGACGAGCCGAACCTTCTGGATTTCCTTCCGCCGGACAAGTTCAAGATTCTTCCCAATACCGCCGGCTGCTACACCGTCGAAGAGGCTCTTCGATACGCCCGTCTGGCCCGGGCCAGCGGAATCTCCGACATGGTGAAGCTGGAAGTGATCGGTGATCCCCGGACGCTCTTCCCGGATGTCGTGGGTCTTGTTGAAGCGGCACGCATCCTTGTAAAAGAGGGGTTTGTCGTCTTCCCGTATACCAGTGACGACCCGATCATCGCAAAGCGGCTTGAGGATGCCGGTTGTCCGGCAGTCATGCCTCTGGCCGCCCCCATTGGCTCCGGACTGGGAATCCGCAATCCCTACAACATCCGGATCATTCAGGAAACGGTCGGGGTTCCGGTCATTGTCGATGCGGGGGTCGGAACCGCGTCAGACGCAGCCATTGCCATGGAAATGGGCTGTGCGGGAGTTCTCATGAACACGGCCATTGCCGAGGCGAAAGACCCTGTCCGAATGGCCCATGCCATGCGTTTGGGTGTCGAAGCCGGAAGGGCGGCATTTCTTGCGGGCCGGATGCCCCGGAAGCTCTATGCCAATGCCTCCTCCCCCCTGGAGGGAATGCTTGCGTCGCCGGTTCCCGGACATTCTTCCTGA
- a CDS encoding thiamine phosphate synthase, translated as MIKSLVSPLFPLMYVTPEDIPVKPLVQRALEAVAGGVTSIQVRRKEGSAKELFDLAILLAESLPSGFPLIVNSRLDVALEAGAWGLHLPEEHIPLPFFRDRAPNLRLGVSCHSLESARKAFSEGADYLVAGPVFDTPSKRSYGPPPGPSFLGKVTKSVPLPVLAIGGVTEEGIPEVWRSGASGFAVMGALAYEEDTRSRAFSLRKCWSRQGDLRP; from the coding sequence ATGATCAAGAGCCTCGTGTCACCCCTGTTTCCCTTGATGTACGTCACTCCCGAGGACATCCCGGTCAAGCCCCTGGTGCAACGGGCGCTGGAAGCGGTTGCCGGAGGGGTGACGTCGATCCAGGTCCGGAGAAAGGAAGGAAGTGCGAAGGAACTTTTCGATCTTGCGATACTGCTTGCAGAGTCCCTTCCTTCCGGGTTCCCCCTGATCGTCAATTCCCGACTGGATGTTGCCCTGGAAGCCGGGGCTTGGGGACTTCATCTTCCGGAGGAGCACATTCCGTTGCCATTTTTTCGGGATCGGGCCCCAAACCTTCGGCTCGGGGTTTCCTGTCACTCTCTCGAATCCGCGAGGAAGGCGTTTTCCGAAGGGGCGGATTATCTGGTTGCCGGTCCCGTTTTCGACACACCATCCAAGCGTTCCTATGGTCCTCCCCCGGGTCCGTCTTTTCTGGGGAAGGTGACGAAATCCGTCCCGCTTCCGGTCCTTGCGATCGGAGGCGTCACGGAAGAGGGGATTCCCGAAGTGTGGCGTTCCGGAGCGTCGGGTTTTGCCGTCATGGGTGCTCTTGCCTATGAAGAGGACACTCGCTCACGGGCCTTCTCGC